Proteins from a single region of Streptomyces sp. Tu 3180:
- a CDS encoding MBL fold metallo-hydrolase: MTVTWEEAGWEQVAPGVGRRRLPVWDCTAGLVVGSGAVLLVDAGSSLGEGARLRAGAQALTGRRVTHLALTHPHFDHVFGAAAFAGAEVFGAVGVDTALAGRGREELRADAVRNGLDARAAEEAADALVRPRHAVCGEWTLDLGLGGGRQVLLANVGPGHTAHDLAVLVPGDPEVVFCGDLVEESGEPQAGPDAVPSHWPAALDRLLELGGEDARYVPGHGAVVDAAFVRAQRDALAARFGVSR, from the coding sequence ATGACCGTGACTTGGGAAGAGGCGGGATGGGAGCAAGTGGCGCCCGGGGTGGGGCGGCGCCGGCTGCCGGTGTGGGACTGCACGGCGGGGCTCGTCGTCGGGTCGGGCGCCGTGCTGCTCGTCGACGCGGGCTCGAGCCTGGGCGAGGGCGCACGGCTGCGGGCCGGGGCGCAGGCGCTCACCGGTCGCCGTGTGACGCATCTCGCGCTCACCCACCCCCACTTCGACCACGTCTTCGGGGCGGCGGCGTTCGCGGGCGCGGAGGTGTTCGGCGCGGTGGGCGTGGACACGGCGCTGGCGGGCCGCGGGCGTGAGGAGCTGCGCGCGGACGCGGTGCGCAACGGGCTGGACGCGCGGGCGGCGGAGGAGGCAGCGGACGCGCTGGTCCGCCCGCGCCACGCGGTGTGCGGCGAGTGGACGCTCGACCTCGGCCTGGGCGGCGGACGGCAGGTGCTGCTGGCGAACGTGGGCCCGGGGCACACCGCCCACGACCTCGCGGTGCTGGTGCCCGGCGACCCGGAGGTGGTCTTCTGCGGCGACCTGGTGGAGGAGTCGGGCGAACCGCAGGCGGGCCCCGACGCCGTGCCGTCCCACTGGCCGGCCGCGCTGGACCGGCTGCTGGAACTGGGCGGCGAGGACGCGCGGTACGTCCCCGGGCACGGGGCGGTGGTGGACGCGGCGTTCGTCCGGGCCCAACGCGACGCCCTGGCGGCCCGCTTCGGCGTGTCGCGCTGA
- a CDS encoding DUF3097 domain-containing protein — translation MRQYSADLTPPWKKPQPVPEVPAEPGLVVEDPGTGFCGAVVRCEAGTVTLEDRFGKHRVFPLEPRGFLLEGRVVTLVRPAAGPVRPTRTASGSVAVPGARARVARAGRIYVEGRHDAELVEKVWGDDLRVEGVVVEYLEGVDDLPSVVADFSPGPDARLGVLVDHLVPGSKEWHIAESVTSEHALVVGHPYIDVWEAVKPAALGIPGWPRVPRGQDWKTGVCRALGWPENTGAAWRHILSRVRSYKDLEPELLGRVEELIDFVTAP, via the coding sequence ATGCGCCAGTACTCCGCCGACCTGACCCCTCCGTGGAAGAAGCCGCAGCCGGTACCGGAGGTCCCGGCCGAACCCGGGCTGGTGGTGGAGGACCCCGGCACCGGCTTCTGCGGCGCGGTGGTCCGCTGCGAGGCCGGCACGGTGACCCTGGAGGACCGCTTCGGCAAGCACCGCGTGTTCCCGCTGGAGCCGAGGGGCTTCCTGCTGGAGGGCCGCGTGGTGACCCTGGTGAGGCCCGCCGCCGGCCCGGTGCGGCCCACCCGCACGGCATCCGGTTCGGTGGCCGTCCCCGGCGCCCGCGCACGGGTGGCCCGTGCGGGCCGCATCTACGTCGAGGGCCGGCACGACGCCGAGCTGGTCGAGAAGGTGTGGGGCGACGACCTGCGCGTCGAGGGCGTGGTCGTGGAGTACCTGGAGGGCGTCGACGACCTGCCGTCCGTCGTCGCGGACTTCTCCCCCGGCCCGGACGCCCGCCTCGGCGTCCTGGTGGACCACCTGGTCCCGGGCAGCAAGGAGTGGCACATCGCCGAGTCGGTGACGAGCGAGCACGCCCTGGTGGTGGGCCACCCGTACATCGACGTCTGGGAGGCGGTGAAGCCGGCCGCGCTGGGCATTCCGGGGTGGCCGCGGGTGCCTCGGGGGCAGGACTGGAAGACGGGGGTGTGCCGGGCCCTGGGCTGGCCGGAGAACACGGGGGCGGCCTGGCGGCACATCCTGTCCCGGGTGCGGTCCTACAAGGACCTGGAGCCGGAGCTGCTGGGCCGGGTGGAGGAACTGATCGACTTCGTCACGGCGCCGTAG
- the hemW gene encoding radical SAM family heme chaperone HemW, which translates to MPSALPDGEPVPADGALPASALAGAAGRPLGFYLHVPYCATRCGYCDFNTYTATELRGTGGVLASRDNYAETLTDEVRLARKVLGDDPREVRTVFVGGGTPTLLAAGDLVRMLDAIREEFGLAADAEVTTEANPESVDPAYLATLRAGGFNRISFGMQSARQHVLRVLDRTHTPGRPEACVAEARAAGFEHVNLDLIYGTPGESDDDWRASLDAALGAGPDHVSAYALIVEEGTQLARRIRRGEVPMTDDDVHADRYLIAEETLSAAGFAWYEVSNWATSEAARCLHNELYWRGADWWGAGPGAHSHVGGVRWWNVKHPGAYAAALAAGRSPGAGREVLSQEDRRVERILLELRLEEGVPLSLLHERGLAAARRALADGLLRQGEYERGRAALTLRGRLLADAVVRDLVD; encoded by the coding sequence ATGCCTTCCGCACTCCCCGACGGCGAGCCCGTCCCCGCCGACGGCGCGCTGCCCGCGTCCGCGCTCGCCGGGGCCGCCGGCCGACCCCTCGGGTTCTACCTGCACGTCCCGTACTGCGCGACCCGCTGCGGCTACTGCGACTTCAACACCTACACCGCGACCGAACTGCGCGGCACAGGGGGAGTGCTGGCCTCCCGCGACAACTACGCCGAGACGCTGACCGACGAGGTCCGCCTGGCCCGCAAGGTCCTCGGCGACGACCCGCGCGAGGTCCGCACGGTGTTCGTCGGCGGCGGCACGCCCACCCTGCTGGCCGCCGGCGACCTGGTGCGGATGCTGGACGCGATCCGCGAGGAGTTCGGGCTGGCGGCGGACGCGGAGGTCACCACGGAGGCGAACCCGGAGTCGGTCGACCCGGCCTACCTGGCGACCCTGCGGGCCGGCGGCTTCAACCGGATCTCCTTCGGCATGCAGAGCGCCCGGCAGCACGTGCTGAGGGTCCTGGACCGCACGCACACCCCCGGCCGCCCCGAGGCGTGCGTCGCCGAGGCCCGCGCGGCGGGCTTCGAGCACGTCAACCTCGACCTGATCTACGGCACCCCCGGCGAGTCCGACGACGACTGGCGGGCCTCGCTGGACGCGGCCCTCGGCGCCGGGCCCGACCACGTCAGCGCGTACGCCCTGATCGTCGAGGAGGGCACGCAGCTCGCCCGCCGCATCCGCCGCGGCGAGGTCCCGATGACGGACGACGACGTCCACGCGGACCGCTACCTGATCGCCGAGGAGACCCTGTCGGCGGCGGGCTTCGCCTGGTACGAGGTGTCGAACTGGGCCACCTCCGAGGCGGCCCGCTGCCTGCACAACGAGCTGTACTGGCGCGGCGCCGACTGGTGGGGCGCGGGCCCCGGCGCCCACAGCCACGTCGGCGGCGTGCGCTGGTGGAACGTGAAGCATCCCGGCGCGTACGCGGCGGCGCTGGCGGCGGGGCGGTCGCCGGGGGCGGGGCGTGAGGTGCTGTCGCAGGAGGACCGGCGGGTGGAGCGGATCCTGCTGGAACTGCGGCTGGAGGAAGGGGTCCCGCTCTCGCTCCTCCACGAGCGGGGACTGGCGGCCGCCCGGCGCGCCCTGGCGGACGGCCTGCTCCGGCAGGGGGAGTACGAGCGGGGCCGCGCGGCCCTCACCCTGCGGGGGCGGCTGCTGGCGGACGCGGTGGTGCGGGACCTGGTCGACTGA
- a CDS encoding ATP-binding SpoIIE family protein phosphatase gives MGAIPTQRETASLASEARECARAETALPGSPLAPGSARALLRKTLTEWAGLALPGAEHLTGRVGDDATLVVSELVTNAVVHAGTDVHLTCRLEETGALVVEVADRHPSRAPGGTEPEASPHDAPEYGRGLPLVAALCEAWGVTYRPGTKTVWARLPAGGCAAGDRTEAYGGEHAPAREPGVAEILAPEPPHTQAQPQTQPQRQTAQPRTHTPARTRPRTQPQTHTPAQPRAEHGAYARSTWRGGSYGDDWLARRHGRDGAWLGRGALSFLAEASDLLAGQLDEDLVTALTGQLIVPRLADWCAVWLEDGTGGHGDRGGGGTWAGGARLARVWHAGEDRIEELRRVLDRTPPPPGDPSYPGPVPYPWPDTVLDAPDVPGAPDPAPDAHDPSAAPPGTALAYRLVAGGRPLGTLVIGRAGIDRFPDEITGLVEDLGRRVALAIGAARQYARQATISAVLQRGLLPGAVAEIPGVRSALVYEPCDKGGPSGDFYDLFPAGRDRWCFAVGDVQGKGPEAAVVIGLARPWLRLLAREGYRVADVLDRLNQLLLDDATEAADAAARALVAAGARPTAPGDGPQTRFLSLLYGELVPFDGGVRCTLASAGHPLPLLLAPDGTVRSVAQPQTLLGVVEDAAYTSETFELRSGDSLLCVTDGVTERRSGSRQFDDGDGLATALAGCAGLDAELIAERIQRLVHEFGARPPADDLALLVLQAE, from the coding sequence ATGGGGGCCATTCCGACGCAACGGGAGACCGCCTCCCTTGCCTCCGAGGCGCGGGAGTGCGCGCGGGCGGAGACGGCCCTGCCCGGGAGCCCCCTCGCGCCGGGCTCCGCGCGCGCCCTGCTGCGCAAGACGCTCACCGAGTGGGCGGGACTCGCGCTGCCCGGCGCCGAGCACCTCACCGGCCGCGTCGGTGACGACGCCACGCTGGTCGTCAGCGAACTCGTCACCAACGCCGTCGTGCACGCCGGGACGGACGTGCACCTGACGTGCCGGCTGGAGGAGACCGGCGCGCTCGTCGTCGAGGTCGCCGACCGGCACCCCTCCCGCGCGCCGGGCGGCACCGAGCCGGAGGCGTCGCCGCACGACGCCCCGGAGTACGGGCGCGGCCTGCCGCTCGTCGCCGCGCTCTGCGAGGCCTGGGGGGTCACCTACCGCCCGGGCACCAAGACGGTGTGGGCACGGCTGCCCGCCGGGGGGTGCGCGGCGGGCGATCGGACCGAGGCGTACGGCGGGGAGCACGCGCCGGCGCGGGAGCCGGGAGTGGCGGAGATCCTCGCACCCGAGCCGCCGCACACCCAGGCGCAGCCCCAGACACAGCCCCAGAGGCAGACGGCACAGCCCCGGACCCACACCCCCGCCCGGACGCGGCCCCGGACCCAACCGCAGACGCACACACCGGCCCAGCCCCGGGCGGAGCACGGCGCGTACGCGCGCAGCACCTGGCGAGGCGGCTCGTACGGGGACGACTGGCTCGCCCGCCGTCACGGGCGGGACGGGGCCTGGCTGGGGCGCGGGGCCCTGTCCTTCCTCGCCGAGGCTTCCGACCTGCTCGCCGGGCAGCTCGACGAGGACCTGGTGACCGCGCTCACCGGGCAGCTGATCGTGCCCCGGCTGGCGGACTGGTGCGCGGTGTGGCTGGAGGACGGGACAGGCGGCCACGGCGACCGGGGCGGCGGCGGGACGTGGGCCGGCGGAGCCCGCCTCGCCCGGGTCTGGCACGCCGGCGAGGACCGCATCGAGGAGCTGCGCCGGGTCCTGGACCGCACCCCCCCGCCGCCCGGTGACCCGTCGTACCCGGGCCCCGTCCCCTACCCCTGGCCGGACACGGTGCTCGACGCCCCGGACGTCCCCGGCGCCCCCGACCCGGCCCCGGACGCCCACGACCCGTCCGCCGCCCCGCCCGGCACCGCCCTCGCCTACCGTCTCGTCGCCGGCGGCCGGCCGCTGGGCACCCTGGTGATCGGGCGGGCCGGCATCGACCGGTTCCCCGACGAGATCACCGGACTCGTGGAGGACCTCGGCCGGCGCGTCGCCCTGGCCATCGGCGCCGCCCGGCAGTACGCCCGTCAGGCCACCATCAGCGCCGTGCTCCAGCGCGGGCTGCTGCCCGGTGCCGTCGCCGAGATCCCGGGCGTGCGCAGCGCCCTCGTCTACGAGCCGTGCGACAAGGGCGGACCGAGCGGCGACTTCTACGACCTCTTCCCGGCCGGCCGGGACCGCTGGTGCTTCGCCGTGGGCGACGTCCAGGGCAAGGGCCCGGAGGCCGCCGTCGTCATCGGGCTGGCCCGGCCCTGGCTGCGGCTGCTCGCCCGCGAGGGCTACCGCGTCGCCGACGTCCTCGACCGCCTCAACCAGCTCCTCCTCGACGACGCCACGGAGGCCGCCGACGCCGCCGCCCGCGCGCTGGTGGCCGCGGGCGCCCGCCCCACCGCCCCCGGTGACGGCCCGCAGACCCGCTTCCTCTCCCTCCTCTACGGCGAGCTCGTCCCCTTCGACGGGGGCGTCCGCTGCACCCTCGCCTCCGCCGGACACCCCCTGCCCCTGCTGCTCGCCCCCGACGGAACGGTTCGCTCCGTCGCCCAGCCGCAGACCCTGCTCGGGGTCGTCGAGGACGCCGCCTACACCAGCGAGACCTTCGAGCTGCGCTCCGGCGACAGCCTGCTCTGCGTCACCGACGGCGTCACCGAGCGGCGCTCCGGCTCCCGCCAGTTCGACGACGGTGACGGGCTGGCCACGGCCCTGGCGGGCTGCGCGGGCCTGGACGCCGAGCTGATAGCGGAACGCATCCAGCGCCTGGTCCACGAGTTCGGTGCCCGCCCGCCGGCGGACGATCTCGCCCTGCTGGTGCTCCAGGCGGAGTGA
- a CDS encoding AMP-dependent synthetase/ligase, with the protein MSDTQTLIENRPPSVATLFLERVAATPDAEAYRYPIPSASGEGPDEWKSLTWAQTAERVNAIAAGLIELGVRPEERVALASSTRVEWILADLGILCAGAATTTIYPQTNAEESAYILSDSQSRVLIAENAEQVAKAVEKRAELPELTHVVVVDAAGVETDDFVIGLAELESRGAARLEKDPELIKERVAALTKDQLATLIYTSGTTGRPKGVRLPHDNWSYMAKAIAATGLVSGDDVQYLWLPLAHVFGKVLTSGQIEVGHVTAVDGRVDKIIENLPVVQPTYMAAVPRIFEKVYNGVAAKARAGGGAKYKIFQWAAGVAREYAKVTQDNFRRTGTASAPFGLGVKHAVADKLVYAKIREAFGGNLRACVSGSAALAPEIGYFFSGAGIHILEGYGLTESSAASFVNPGEAYRTGTVGKPLPGTEVRIADDGEILLRGPGIMQGYHNLPEKTAEVLEADGWFHTGDIGELSPDGYLRITDRKKDLIKTSGGKYIAPAEVEGQFKAVCPYVSNILVHGADRNYCTALIALDEAALTAWAAENGLEGKPYADIVAAPATVEMVDGYVKQLNEGLQRWQTIKKFRLLPRDLDVEHGEITPSLKLKRPVVEREYKHLIDEMYEGTRED; encoded by the coding sequence GTGAGCGACACACAGACACTGATCGAGAACCGTCCGCCGAGCGTGGCGACCCTCTTCCTGGAGCGCGTGGCGGCCACGCCGGACGCCGAGGCCTACCGCTACCCGATCCCCTCCGCCTCCGGGGAGGGCCCGGACGAGTGGAAGTCGCTCACCTGGGCGCAGACCGCGGAGCGCGTCAACGCCATCGCGGCCGGCCTGATCGAGCTGGGCGTGCGCCCCGAGGAGCGGGTGGCGCTGGCGTCCTCGACCCGCGTCGAGTGGATCCTCGCCGACCTCGGCATCCTGTGCGCGGGCGCCGCCACCACCACGATCTACCCGCAGACCAACGCCGAGGAGTCCGCCTACATCCTGTCGGACTCGCAGAGCAGGGTGCTCATCGCGGAGAACGCCGAGCAGGTGGCCAAGGCCGTCGAGAAGCGCGCCGAGCTGCCCGAGCTCACCCACGTCGTGGTCGTCGACGCGGCCGGCGTGGAGACCGACGACTTCGTGATCGGCCTCGCCGAGCTGGAGAGCCGCGGCGCGGCCCGGCTGGAGAAGGACCCGGAGCTGATCAAGGAGCGGGTCGCCGCGCTCACCAAGGACCAGCTCGCCACCCTCATCTACACCTCCGGCACCACCGGCCGCCCCAAGGGCGTGCGCCTGCCGCACGACAACTGGTCGTACATGGCCAAGGCGATCGCCGCGACCGGGCTGGTGAGCGGTGACGACGTGCAGTACCTGTGGCTGCCGCTCGCGCACGTCTTCGGCAAGGTGCTCACCTCCGGCCAGATCGAGGTCGGGCACGTCACCGCCGTCGACGGCCGCGTCGACAAGATCATCGAGAACCTCCCGGTGGTCCAGCCGACCTACATGGCGGCCGTGCCCCGCATCTTCGAGAAGGTCTACAACGGCGTCGCCGCCAAGGCGAGGGCCGGCGGCGGGGCCAAGTACAAGATCTTCCAGTGGGCCGCCGGCGTCGCCCGCGAGTACGCCAAGGTCACCCAGGACAACTTCCGCCGCACCGGCACCGCGAGCGCGCCCTTCGGCCTCGGCGTCAAGCACGCGGTCGCCGACAAGCTCGTCTACGCGAAGATCCGCGAGGCCTTCGGCGGCAACCTGCGCGCCTGCGTCTCCGGCTCCGCGGCCCTCGCCCCCGAGATCGGCTACTTCTTCTCCGGCGCCGGCATCCACATCCTCGAGGGCTACGGCCTCACCGAGTCCTCCGCCGCCTCCTTCGTCAACCCCGGCGAGGCCTACCGCACCGGCACCGTCGGCAAGCCGCTGCCCGGCACCGAGGTGCGCATCGCCGACGACGGCGAGATCCTGCTGCGCGGCCCCGGCATCATGCAGGGCTACCACAACCTGCCCGAGAAGACCGCCGAGGTGCTGGAGGCCGACGGCTGGTTCCACACCGGCGACATCGGCGAGCTCTCGCCCGACGGCTACCTGCGCATCACCGACCGCAAGAAGGACCTGATCAAGACCTCCGGCGGCAAGTACATCGCGCCCGCCGAGGTCGAGGGCCAGTTCAAGGCGGTCTGCCCGTACGTGTCGAACATCCTGGTGCACGGCGCCGACCGCAACTACTGCACCGCCCTCATCGCCCTCGACGAGGCCGCGCTCACGGCGTGGGCGGCCGAGAACGGCCTGGAGGGCAAGCCGTACGCGGACATCGTGGCCGCGCCCGCCACGGTCGAGATGGTCGACGGCTACGTCAAGCAGCTCAACGAGGGCCTGCAGCGCTGGCAGACCATCAAGAAGTTCCGCCTCCTGCCGCGCGACCTCGACGTCGAGCACGGCGAGATCACCCCGAGCCTGAAGCTGAAGCGGCCGGTGGTGGAGCGCGAGTACAAGCACCTCATCGACGAGATGTACGAGGGCACGCGCGAGGACTGA
- the lepA gene encoding translation elongation factor 4, producing MPAIPSHVPEPSRTDPALIRNFCIIAHIDHGKSTLADRMLQLTGVVEQRQMRAQYLDRMDIERERGITIKSQAVRLPWAPTHDQGNTHILNMIDTPGHVDFTYEVSRSLAACEGTILLVDAAQGIEAQTLANLYLAMENDLTIIPVLNKIDLPAAQPEKFAEELANLVGCDPDDVLKVSAKTGLGVEALLDKVVAEIPAPVGVKDAPARAMIFDSVYDSYRGVVTYVRVIDGQLNKRERIRMMSTGATHELLEIGTNSPEMLPADGLGVGEVGYLITGVKDVRQSKVGDTVTSQHKGAEEALGGYKDPKPMVFSGLYPLDGSDYPELREALDKLQLNDAALVYEPETSAALGFGFRVGFLGLLHLDVIRERLEREFGLDLIATAPNVVYRVVMEDGSEHTVTNPSEFPEGKIGEVYEPVVRATILAPSEFIGSIMELCQTRRGVLLGMDYLSEDRVEIRYTLPLAEIVFDFFDQLKSKTRGYASLDYEPTGEQTSSLVKVDILLHGDKVDAFSAITHKDQAYAYGVRLVAKLKELIPRQAFEVPVQAAIGSRVIARETIRAIRKDVLAKCYGGDISRKRKLLEKQKEGKKRMKMVGSVEVPQEAFIAVLSSDDSAGSGKGKK from the coding sequence GTGCCCGCGATCCCTAGCCATGTGCCCGAGCCGAGCCGTACCGACCCGGCTCTGATCCGCAATTTCTGCATCATCGCGCACATCGACCACGGCAAGTCCACGCTCGCCGACCGGATGCTCCAGCTGACCGGTGTGGTCGAGCAGCGGCAGATGCGCGCTCAGTACCTCGACCGCATGGACATCGAGCGCGAGCGCGGCATCACGATCAAGTCCCAGGCGGTGCGTCTGCCGTGGGCCCCGACCCACGACCAGGGCAACACGCACATCCTCAACATGATCGACACCCCCGGGCACGTCGACTTCACCTACGAGGTCTCGCGGTCGCTCGCCGCGTGCGAGGGCACGATCCTGCTGGTCGACGCCGCCCAGGGCATCGAGGCGCAGACCCTCGCCAACCTGTACCTGGCGATGGAGAACGACCTCACGATCATCCCGGTGCTCAACAAGATCGACCTGCCGGCCGCGCAGCCGGAGAAGTTCGCCGAGGAGCTGGCGAACCTGGTCGGCTGCGACCCCGACGACGTGCTCAAGGTGTCCGCGAAGACCGGTCTCGGCGTCGAGGCGCTGCTGGACAAGGTGGTCGCCGAGATCCCGGCCCCGGTCGGCGTCAAGGACGCCCCGGCCCGCGCGATGATCTTCGACTCGGTGTACGACTCCTACCGCGGTGTCGTGACGTACGTCCGTGTCATCGACGGTCAGCTCAACAAGCGCGAGCGGATCCGGATGATGTCCACCGGGGCGACCCACGAGCTGCTGGAGATCGGCACCAACTCGCCGGAGATGCTCCCCGCCGACGGCCTCGGCGTCGGCGAGGTGGGCTACCTGATCACCGGTGTGAAGGACGTCCGCCAGTCCAAGGTCGGTGACACGGTCACCAGCCAGCACAAGGGCGCCGAGGAGGCGCTGGGCGGCTACAAGGACCCCAAGCCCATGGTGTTCTCGGGCCTGTACCCGCTGGACGGCTCCGACTACCCCGAGCTGCGCGAGGCGCTGGACAAGCTCCAGCTCAACGACGCCGCCCTGGTCTACGAGCCGGAGACCTCCGCCGCCCTCGGCTTCGGTTTCCGCGTCGGCTTCCTCGGCCTGCTGCACCTCGACGTGATCCGCGAGCGGCTCGAGCGCGAGTTCGGGCTCGACCTGATCGCCACCGCGCCGAACGTGGTCTACCGCGTGGTCATGGAGGACGGCAGCGAGCACACCGTCACCAACCCGAGCGAATTCCCCGAGGGGAAGATCGGCGAGGTGTACGAGCCGGTCGTGCGCGCCACCATCCTGGCGCCCAGCGAGTTCATCGGCTCGATCATGGAGCTGTGCCAGACCCGGCGCGGCGTCCTGCTCGGCATGGACTACCTCTCCGAGGACCGGGTGGAGATCCGCTACACCCTGCCGCTCGCGGAGATCGTCTTCGACTTCTTCGACCAGCTGAAGTCCAAGACCCGCGGGTACGCCTCCCTCGACTACGAGCCCACCGGCGAGCAGACCTCCAGCCTGGTCAAGGTGGACATCCTGCTGCACGGCGACAAGGTGGACGCGTTCTCCGCGATCACCCACAAGGACCAGGCGTACGCGTACGGCGTGCGGCTCGTCGCCAAGCTCAAGGAGCTGATCCCGCGGCAGGCCTTCGAGGTGCCGGTGCAGGCCGCCATCGGCTCCCGGGTCATCGCCCGCGAGACCATCCGCGCCATCCGCAAGGACGTCCTCGCCAAGTGCTACGGCGGCGACATCTCCCGCAAGCGCAAGCTGCTGGAGAAGCAGAAGGAAGGCAAGAAGCGGATGAAGATGGTGGGTTCCGTGGAGGTCCCCCAGGAGGCCTTCATCGCCGTCCTCTCCAGCGACGACAGCGCGGGATCGGGCAAGGGCAAGAAGTAG
- the rpsT gene encoding 30S ribosomal protein S20, whose protein sequence is MANIKSQIKRNKTNEKARLRNKAVKSSLKTAIRKAREAVAAGDVEKAAEYQRAAARQLDKAVSKGVIHKNQAANKKSALAQKVATLKG, encoded by the coding sequence GTGGCGAACATCAAGTCCCAGATCAAGCGGAACAAGACCAACGAGAAGGCCCGGCTGCGCAACAAGGCCGTCAAGTCCTCTCTGAAGACCGCGATCCGCAAGGCTCGTGAGGCCGTTGCCGCGGGTGACGTCGAGAAGGCCGCCGAGTACCAGCGCGCTGCCGCGCGTCAGCTCGACAAGGCCGTCTCCAAGGGCGTCATCCACAAGAACCAGGCCGCCAACAAGAAGTCGGCGCTGGCTCAGAAGGTCGCGACCCTCAAGGGCTGA
- a CDS encoding nuclear transport factor 2 family protein, with protein sequence MAEHPNAQLVRKGYEAFTRGDMDTLRGLMAADATHHVPGTGTLSGDYKGQDAILDMYRRLGEETDGTFGVELRQVLVDGRGHAVSLHRITGDRRGRHLDQEGGIVFRILGDRITDLDECVADLDAMNDFWS encoded by the coding sequence ATGGCCGAACATCCGAATGCGCAGCTCGTCCGCAAGGGCTACGAGGCCTTCACACGTGGGGACATGGACACCCTGCGCGGACTGATGGCGGCGGACGCCACGCATCACGTGCCCGGGACCGGAACCCTTTCGGGCGACTACAAGGGACAGGACGCGATCCTCGACATGTACCGGCGGCTCGGTGAGGAGACCGACGGGACGTTCGGGGTCGAGTTGCGTCAGGTCCTCGTCGACGGCCGGGGCCACGCGGTGTCCCTGCACCGCATCACGGGAGACCGGCGGGGCAGGCACCTGGACCAGGAGGGAGGCATCGTCTTCCGCATCCTCGGGGACAGGATCACCGACCTCGACGAGTGCGTCGCGGACCTCGACGCGATGAACGACTTCTGGTCGTAG
- the holA gene encoding DNA polymerase III subunit delta, with protein sequence MARKTASDDPLAPVTLAVGQEDLLLDRAVREVVAAAKAADADTDVRDLTPDQLQPGTLAELTSPSLFAERKVVVVRNAQDLSADTVKDVKAYLGAPAEEITLVLLHAGGAKGKGLLDAARKAGAREVACPKMTKPADRLAFVRSEFRTAGRSAAPEACQALVDALGSDLRELASAVSQLVADVEGTIDEAVVGRYYTGRAEASSFTVADRAVEGRAAEALEALRWSLATGVAPVLITSALAQGVRAIGKLQSARGGRPADLARELGMPPWKIDRVRQQMRGWTPDGVAVALRAVADADAGVKGGGDDPEYALEKAVVTIARAARSRGRA encoded by the coding sequence ATGGCCAGGAAGACCGCATCCGACGACCCTCTCGCCCCCGTGACGCTCGCCGTGGGCCAGGAGGACCTGCTGCTCGACCGTGCCGTGCGGGAGGTGGTGGCCGCCGCGAAGGCCGCCGACGCCGACACGGACGTCCGGGACCTGACCCCGGACCAGCTCCAGCCCGGCACCCTCGCCGAGCTGACCAGCCCGTCGCTCTTCGCGGAGCGCAAGGTCGTCGTCGTACGCAATGCGCAGGACCTGTCGGCCGACACCGTCAAGGACGTGAAGGCGTACCTCGGGGCGCCCGCCGAGGAGATCACGCTGGTGCTGCTGCACGCGGGCGGCGCCAAGGGCAAGGGACTGCTCGACGCGGCGCGCAAGGCGGGGGCGCGGGAGGTGGCGTGCCCGAAGATGACCAAGCCGGCGGACCGGCTGGCCTTCGTACGGAGCGAGTTCCGGACCGCCGGGAGATCGGCCGCACCGGAGGCGTGCCAGGCGCTGGTCGACGCCCTCGGCAGTGATCTGCGGGAGCTGGCCTCGGCGGTGTCCCAGCTGGTCGCGGACGTCGAGGGGACGATCGACGAGGCGGTCGTCGGGCGGTACTACACCGGGCGGGCCGAGGCGTCGAGCTTCACGGTCGCCGACCGGGCGGTCGAGGGACGCGCGGCGGAGGCGCTGGAGGCCCTGCGCTGGTCCCTGGCGACCGGGGTGGCGCCGGTGCTGATCACCAGCGCGCTGGCCCAGGGCGTACGGGCCATCGGGAAGCTGCAGTCGGCGCGCGGCGGCCGGCCGGCCGACCTGGCCCGCGAGCTGGGCATGCCGCCGTGGAAGATCGACCGGGTGCGGCAGCAGATGCGCGGCTGGACCCCGGACGGCGTGGCCGTGGCGCTGCGCGCGGTCGCCGACGCCGACGCGGGCGTGAAGGGCGGCGGGGACGACCCCGAGTACGCCCTGGAGAAAGCCGTCGTGACCATCGCGCGCGCGGCGCGGTCGAGAGGGCGGGCATAG
- a CDS encoding arylamine N-acetyltransferase, whose protein sequence is MCSRTTEDGGRTTLSGRRLTSTAPDGTREEREPGPDQEVSAVYRDRFGTGPDAVPAVRGTGRED, encoded by the coding sequence GTGTGCTCGCGGACCACCGAGGACGGCGGGAGGACCACGCTCAGCGGCCGGCGGCTCACCTCCACGGCGCCGGACGGGACGCGTGAGGAGCGGGAGCCGGGACCGGACCAGGAGGTGTCCGCGGTGTACCGGGACCGGTTCGGGACCGGGCCGGACGCGGTGCCGGCCGTGCGGGGCACCGGGCGCGAGGACTGA